Proteins encoded in a region of the Populus nigra chromosome 3, ddPopNigr1.1, whole genome shotgun sequence genome:
- the LOC133688855 gene encoding transcription factor AS1 has translation MKERQRWRAEEDALLRAYVKQYGPREWNLVSQRMNTPLNRDAKSCLERWKNYLKPGIKKGSLTEEEQSLVIRLQAKHGNKWKKIAAEVPGRTAKRLGKWWEVFKEKQQRELKENNKTVEPIDEGKYDRILETFAEKLVKERPSPAFVMATSNGTFLHPDPHPHPSTPAPTMLPPWLSNSNSTSTVRPPSPSVTLSLSPSTVAASPPIPWLQHERGPENTPLVLGNLPPHGIVPVCGESFLMSELVDCCRELEEGHRAWAAHKKEAAWRLRRVELQLESEKSCRRREKMEEIESKIKSLREEEKASLDRIEAEYREQLTGLRRDAETKEQKLSDQWTAKHLRLTKFLEQMSCRPRLSEPNSR, from the coding sequence ATGAAGGAGAGGCAGCGTTGGAGAGCTGAGGAGGACGCTTTACTACGTGCATACGTGAAACAATATGGTCCAAGGGAATGGAATCTTGTATCACAGCGCATGAACACACCCCTAAACAGGGATGCTAAATCTTGCTTAGAAAGGTGGAAGAACTACCTCAAACCAGGGATAAAGAAAGGATCTCTTACAGAAGAAGAGCAGAGTCTTGTCATTCGGCTTCAGGCGAAACACGGGAACAAATGGAAGAAAATTGCAGCTGAAGTTCCAGGTAGAACAGCTAAGAGACTAGGCAAGTGGTGGGAGGTGTTCAAAGAGAAGCAACAGAGAGAGCTGAAGGAAAATAACAAGACAGTTGAGCCAATTGACGAGGGCAAGTACGATAGGATTTTAGAGACTTTTGCTGAGAAGCTAGTGAAAGAGCGCCCTTCTCCAGCATTTGTAATGGCCACTTCGAATGGGACCTTTCTTCATCCGGACCCCCATCCCCATCCATCTACTCCAGCACCAACTATGCTCCCCCCTTGGCTTTCTAATTCTAACAGCACCTCCACTGTCAGGCCACCATCCCCCTCTGTAACGCTAAGCCTCTCTCCATCAACAGTTGCGGCATCCCCTCCAATCCCATGGCTTCAACATGAGAGAGGTCCGGAAAACACTCCTCTTGTTTTGGGCAATTTGCCACCTCATGGAATAGTCCCTGTTTGTGGTGAGAGCTTCTTAATGTCTGAGTTGGTCGATTGCTGTAGAGAATTGGAAGAAGGGCACCGCGCTTGGGCTGCACACAAAAAGGAGGCTGCCTGGAGGCTAAGAAGGGTAGAGTTGCAGCTGGAGTCAGAGAAGTCATGCCGAAGGAGGGAGAAAATGGAAGAGATAGAGTCAAAGATCAAGTCTCTTagggaagaagaaaaggcatCTCTTGATAGGATTGAAGCAGAGTACAGGGAACAATTAACAGGGCTTAGAAGGGATGCAGAAACCAAGGAACAGAAATTGTCCGACCAGTGGACTGCAAAGCATTTGCGTCTCACTAAGTTTCTCGAACAGATGTCTTGCAGACCTAGGCTTTCTGAGCCTAATAGTCGTTAA